A region from the Lentimonas sp. CC4 genome encodes:
- a CDS encoding inositol monophosphatase family protein, with product MTLAGIAVTAVQEAGALIQDYAQRDVLVRYKAGGENLASQVVTEVDELSQSVILKHLLPTCVAYDLALLSEEQPDDGSRLEKMAFWCIDPLDGTLPFTESIPGYAVSIALVARDGSPLIGVVYDPTTGTQYQALSGLGVLRNGATWQLEARPDSAALQLIADRSLPKQPQFDAAMEQLRSIATACSNGDLETNLTGGAVMNALWVLERAPGCYFKFPKPQQGGGSLWDYAATACIYRELGAWCSDCSGRPLDLNRADSTFMNHNGVLYASDREMGAELLKRVVG from the coding sequence ATGACTCTAGCAGGTATTGCTGTTACGGCGGTGCAGGAAGCGGGTGCCTTGATTCAAGATTACGCCCAGCGTGATGTGCTCGTGCGTTACAAAGCCGGCGGCGAGAACCTCGCGTCGCAGGTGGTCACGGAGGTCGATGAACTGAGTCAGTCGGTGATTTTGAAGCATCTGCTGCCGACGTGTGTGGCCTACGATTTGGCGCTCTTGAGTGAGGAGCAACCTGATGATGGCAGTCGTTTAGAGAAAATGGCTTTTTGGTGCATTGATCCACTTGATGGCACCTTGCCGTTTACGGAGTCGATCCCTGGCTATGCGGTTTCGATTGCGTTGGTTGCGCGTGATGGCTCTCCGTTGATTGGCGTGGTCTATGATCCCACGACCGGCACGCAGTATCAGGCATTGTCGGGGCTGGGGGTTTTGCGTAATGGCGCGACTTGGCAATTGGAAGCACGACCAGACTCGGCGGCGTTGCAACTGATCGCGGATCGTAGCTTGCCGAAGCAGCCGCAGTTCGATGCTGCGATGGAGCAGCTACGGAGCATTGCGACGGCGTGCAGCAACGGTGACCTTGAGACGAATTTGACAGGCGGTGCGGTGATGAATGCGCTGTGGGTGCTGGAGCGTGCGCCCGGGTGTTATTTCAAATTCCCTAAGCCTCAGCAGGGAGGCGGCAGCTTGTGGGATTATGCGGCGACGGCCTGCATCTACCGAGAACTCGGTGCGTGGTGCAGTGATTGTTCGGGGCGACCTTTAGATCTGAATCGTGCAGATTCGACTTTTATGAATCATAATGGGGTATTGTATGCTTCGGATCGTGAGATGGGGGCTGAGTTGCTTAAGCGTGTTGTTGGTTGA
- a CDS encoding DUF6868 family protein: protein MDIETLTSFFMWCTVLNGGLLIYAALMCVFASDFIYRIHSRWFPMSKQAFTIVLYSWLGLFKIGFFIFNVVPLLALWIIG from the coding sequence ATGGATATAGAAACTTTGACGTCATTTTTCATGTGGTGCACCGTCCTGAATGGTGGCTTGTTGATCTATGCGGCTCTGATGTGTGTCTTTGCGTCTGACTTTATCTATCGTATCCATTCTCGGTGGTTCCCGATGTCGAAGCAGGCCTTTACCATCGTGCTATATTCGTGGCTCGGTTTGTTTAAAATCGGCTTTTTTATCTTTAACGTGGTGCCATTACTGGCGTTGTGGATCATTGGCTGA
- a CDS encoding acetate kinase, producing the protein MTNTTEEKCADGDSVGPIRKAVLVINCGSSSVKFALIDIASEQPLITGLVECVASPEASLSWKQDGAKGEKALPDANLVECLSEVIAVLPSAAEVIAVGHRVVHGAEEFSGSVMLCDKVMGALERCSALAPLHNPANIAGIRASQKVFPGLPQVGVFDTAFHQTLPQHAYLYPVPYDWYTDLGVRRYGFHGTSHRYVAEETARRLGKDMSDLSIVIAHLGNGCSACAIEAGQSVDTTMGLSPLEGLVMGTRSGDIDPALHEFISKAKGWSLERIMTALNKESGLLGISGQSNDMRTLVDAMDEGNERAALAIEVFAYRLAKSILGLTAALTKLDAIVFTGGIGENSNKVRAKALSHMRVLGAQIDPELNAQNGDAATGCITKAGTLPSLVVATNEELMIARETLNVTQS; encoded by the coding sequence ATGACTAATACCACAGAGGAAAAGTGCGCAGACGGTGACTCGGTTGGACCGATTCGTAAAGCTGTGCTTGTTATTAATTGCGGCAGCTCGTCGGTTAAATTCGCGCTGATTGATATCGCGAGTGAACAACCGTTAATTACCGGTCTCGTCGAGTGCGTGGCTAGCCCAGAAGCTTCTTTGAGCTGGAAGCAGGATGGTGCTAAAGGGGAGAAAGCCTTACCTGATGCGAATTTAGTTGAGTGCTTGAGTGAGGTAATCGCGGTGTTACCTTCGGCAGCGGAAGTGATCGCAGTGGGACACCGAGTGGTGCATGGTGCAGAAGAATTCTCGGGCAGCGTGATGCTGTGTGACAAGGTGATGGGTGCGCTAGAGCGTTGCTCCGCGTTGGCACCTTTGCACAATCCCGCCAATATTGCAGGCATACGTGCCTCTCAAAAGGTCTTTCCTGGGTTGCCTCAAGTGGGCGTCTTTGACACTGCATTTCACCAAACCTTACCTCAGCACGCGTATTTATACCCAGTGCCTTACGACTGGTATACGGATCTCGGTGTGCGTCGCTATGGATTTCATGGCACCAGTCATCGTTACGTGGCGGAGGAGACTGCACGTCGCTTGGGCAAGGACATGTCTGATCTAAGTATTGTAATTGCACACTTGGGCAATGGTTGCAGTGCCTGTGCGATTGAAGCTGGGCAAAGCGTGGACACCACGATGGGACTTTCTCCACTTGAAGGACTTGTGATGGGGACTCGCAGTGGTGATATTGATCCAGCCTTACACGAATTTATTTCCAAGGCCAAGGGCTGGTCGCTTGAGCGCATTATGACGGCGCTCAATAAGGAGAGTGGTCTGCTCGGCATTTCAGGACAGAGCAATGACATGCGCACCTTAGTGGATGCAATGGACGAGGGCAACGAGCGTGCGGCGTTGGCGATCGAGGTCTTCGCGTATCGTTTGGCGAAGTCGATCCTTGGGTTGACGGCGGCTTTGACTAAACTCGATGCGATTGTCTTTACTGGCGGAATCGGTGAAAATTCTAATAAGGTTCGCGCCAAGGCACTGTCCCACATGCGAGTGTTGGGCGCGCAAATTGATCCAGAGCTCAATGCACAAAACGGAGACGCTGCGACTGGCTGCATTACGAAAGCGGGGACACTCCCAAGTCTCGTCGTAGCCACGAATGAAGAGCTGATGATCGCTCGTGAAACTTTAAATGTAACTCAATCATGA
- the pta gene encoding phosphate acetyltransferase: MKHVFFLAASGVESGLTSISLGVFRALDRRGIRVGFCKPISQESFPEGEVDPSISLVSSTTGFKPVAPMTLDEAERYVRNDQMDDLMEKIVEQVSTHADEVDVMVVEGLLPTESETFPNRINRSVVKALSAEVILVNALRSTSMEDLRESLEMSASLYGGWQRKNVIGCILNKVQVMDADTSTQTMSVHGTGNSKRPSKQMSVDELTALKEQIVSECSMFQDPDFELIGCVPWNPELPSFRVSDVARHLDAKIVNAGDFNGRRVKDVLLCARNLSQILHVFDAGRLLVAPCDRIDILLTAALATMDKIPLSGIVLTGGMELSDAVLDLCRPAFEQGLPVLSVETDSFDTATALSRMRNYIPGDDIERFNTTLDYAARHLNMEALGSRVASDLEVRMSPAAFRHQLSCRARKANKRIILPEGDEPRTIVAAASCQQRGLAQCVLIGNPDDVSRVALRQGVDLSGIEVIDPEAVRERYVPALMEMRKHKNLTEKEAREALEDTVMLGTVMLALDEVDGLVSGAVHSSASTIRPALQLIKTSPGAKVVSSVFFMCLPDQVLVYGDCAVNPDPNAESLADIAIQSAESAESFGIPARVALISYSTGQSGSGADVEKVREATAIAKAERPDLLMDGPLQYDSAAVSDVAKTKAPDSKVAGQATVFVFPDLNTGNTTYKAVQRAANVISIGPMLQGLRKPVNDLSRGALVDDIVYTIAITAIQADI, encoded by the coding sequence ATGAAACATGTATTCTTCTTAGCAGCCTCCGGAGTGGAGAGTGGTCTCACTTCCATTTCATTAGGTGTCTTTCGCGCGTTGGATCGTCGTGGTATTCGTGTCGGTTTCTGTAAGCCGATTAGCCAGGAATCTTTTCCAGAAGGCGAAGTCGATCCATCAATTAGCTTAGTGTCGAGCACAACAGGTTTTAAGCCAGTGGCACCGATGACACTCGATGAAGCGGAGCGCTATGTGCGCAATGATCAGATGGATGATCTGATGGAAAAGATCGTCGAGCAGGTCAGCACGCATGCCGACGAGGTCGATGTGATGGTGGTGGAAGGTCTATTGCCCACGGAGAGCGAGACCTTCCCCAATCGTATTAATCGATCGGTGGTGAAAGCACTGAGTGCCGAAGTTATTTTGGTCAATGCGCTGCGCAGCACGTCGATGGAGGACCTTCGCGAAAGCCTCGAAATGTCTGCATCGCTGTATGGTGGATGGCAGCGCAAAAATGTGATCGGTTGTATCTTAAATAAGGTGCAGGTGATGGATGCGGATACCTCTACTCAGACAATGAGTGTGCATGGAACTGGTAACAGTAAACGCCCTTCGAAGCAGATGAGCGTTGACGAACTGACTGCATTGAAAGAGCAGATTGTCTCCGAGTGTTCGATGTTTCAAGACCCTGACTTCGAGTTGATCGGTTGTGTCCCTTGGAACCCGGAATTGCCGTCGTTCCGTGTCAGTGATGTCGCTCGGCACTTAGATGCGAAGATTGTGAATGCTGGAGACTTTAATGGGCGACGCGTAAAAGATGTGCTGCTCTGTGCCCGTAATCTTTCACAGATTCTTCATGTGTTCGATGCGGGACGTCTCCTCGTCGCTCCCTGCGACCGAATTGACATTCTACTCACAGCGGCACTGGCGACGATGGATAAGATTCCACTTTCTGGCATCGTATTGACTGGCGGGATGGAATTGAGTGATGCGGTTTTAGACCTATGCCGACCGGCCTTCGAGCAGGGGTTACCGGTGCTAAGTGTTGAGACCGATAGCTTCGACACGGCGACCGCACTGTCTCGTATGCGTAACTACATCCCAGGCGACGATATTGAGCGGTTTAATACGACCTTAGATTATGCGGCTCGCCATTTGAACATGGAGGCGCTGGGTTCACGTGTAGCGAGTGACCTTGAAGTGCGCATGTCCCCAGCGGCATTTCGCCATCAACTATCATGCCGTGCTCGCAAAGCAAATAAACGTATTATTTTACCTGAAGGTGATGAGCCGCGCACGATTGTTGCCGCAGCGTCATGCCAGCAACGTGGACTCGCTCAATGTGTGCTAATTGGTAATCCCGATGACGTGAGCCGCGTGGCACTACGCCAAGGTGTGGATCTCAGCGGTATCGAAGTGATTGACCCTGAGGCAGTGCGCGAGCGCTACGTGCCGGCACTCATGGAGATGCGTAAGCACAAGAACCTGACAGAGAAAGAAGCGCGTGAAGCGCTCGAAGATACAGTCATGCTCGGCACGGTGATGTTGGCATTGGACGAAGTCGACGGCCTCGTGTCTGGAGCCGTTCATTCTTCGGCCAGCACGATCCGCCCGGCCTTGCAATTGATCAAAACCAGCCCAGGAGCAAAGGTTGTATCATCGGTTTTCTTCATGTGCTTGCCTGATCAGGTGCTGGTCTATGGTGACTGTGCGGTGAATCCAGATCCGAATGCAGAAAGCCTTGCCGATATCGCGATTCAGAGTGCGGAGTCTGCGGAGAGCTTTGGTATCCCTGCACGTGTGGCGCTCATCAGTTATAGCACCGGCCAATCAGGCTCCGGTGCAGACGTTGAGAAGGTGCGCGAGGCCACTGCGATTGCGAAGGCCGAACGTCCTGATCTCTTAATGGACGGTCCGCTGCAATACGATTCCGCTGCTGTCAGTGATGTGGCTAAAACGAAAGCGCCAGATAGTAAAGTTGCTGGTCAAGCCACCGTATTCGTCTTCCCTGATTTGAATACCGGTAATACGACTTACAAAGCGGTGCAACGTGCCGCCAACGTGATTAGTATTGGTCCAATGCTGCAAGGTCTGCGTAAACCGGTGAACGATCTCTCTCGTGGAGCACTAGTAGACGATATCGTTTACACTATAGCGATCACTGCGATTCAGGCAGACATCTAA
- a CDS encoding histidine kinase codes for MNEQLSALAQPTLNMAVGQIGFRSLYHRKKTEPLEWIQVDLEKPVTVDEIVLVPVVSRMFSLGVVADAFPVDFKVFVGSSPDGPRQLVAEFNGWTSEQMGIAPVIIDFAPQLVSWVRVEATRLSQKVSVNDYYFQLAEMMVFGGGINYALGATATSSSTAEESAAWSVSYLVDGVLPYIMDSASERQSAAFLSVWLRQDFKDDMIIDIDLEAPVRVTGLRMFSIDQNETFPHSHPGDFGFPRKFRVLASNRADFTESEVLFDVSFNKTSEISPIMEWRRPGKSCRYLRIVIDEPYSEFLKNRTLRRIALSEIEVLSDGRNIALNKPVKTNLDYNKRYSAVSALTDGMNSFGEILTIRRWMNELALRHTLAQELLIVEDGITQAHLDQEVMLRRMLTVVVTVAAVMVLLFLIVLIRRQAHEAHIRERIAANLHDELGANLHAIGMLGDVAIEALDSPDRLKIAVRKIRELTDRTGQSVRQCTNMMQAKGADMDFVQEVKSDSARLLSGIEAELEVEDAVTLNALPRRKRIDLSLFHKECLMNIIKHADATKVTESIRVEDGTVIMTVLDNGMGLGEKVPLALSRRARLVGGKLEILSPSDGGTKVVLKVTIPKIKILR; via the coding sequence ATGAATGAACAATTGTCCGCTTTGGCGCAGCCTACTTTGAATATGGCGGTGGGCCAGATTGGTTTCAGATCGCTCTATCATCGGAAAAAAACGGAGCCCCTCGAGTGGATTCAAGTCGACCTGGAAAAACCTGTCACTGTGGACGAAATTGTGTTGGTTCCAGTCGTCAGTCGGATGTTTAGCCTCGGTGTGGTGGCTGATGCCTTTCCAGTGGATTTCAAAGTGTTTGTTGGCAGTTCGCCAGATGGGCCAAGGCAATTAGTAGCCGAATTCAATGGATGGACCTCTGAGCAAATGGGGATTGCGCCAGTCATCATAGACTTTGCACCTCAGCTTGTTTCATGGGTTAGAGTCGAAGCCACCCGTTTATCGCAAAAAGTTAGCGTTAACGATTATTATTTCCAACTGGCGGAGATGATGGTTTTCGGCGGGGGAATTAATTATGCACTCGGTGCGACGGCAACCTCTAGTTCGACGGCTGAAGAGAGTGCCGCTTGGAGTGTGTCCTATCTCGTTGACGGCGTTTTACCATACATTATGGACTCCGCATCGGAGCGTCAAAGTGCTGCATTTCTGAGTGTCTGGCTGCGTCAGGATTTCAAAGACGATATGATCATCGACATTGACCTCGAAGCCCCGGTTCGAGTGACAGGGTTGAGAATGTTTAGTATCGATCAGAATGAGACCTTCCCGCATAGTCATCCAGGTGACTTTGGGTTTCCTCGGAAGTTTCGGGTATTAGCTTCGAATCGCGCTGACTTCACCGAATCCGAAGTTCTATTTGATGTTTCTTTTAATAAAACATCTGAAATTAGCCCTATCATGGAGTGGCGCAGGCCCGGTAAGAGCTGTCGTTATCTGCGTATTGTAATTGACGAACCGTATTCAGAGTTTCTAAAAAATCGAACGCTCAGACGTATCGCACTTTCAGAAATCGAGGTGCTCAGTGATGGGCGTAATATTGCGCTCAACAAGCCAGTCAAAACGAACCTAGACTATAATAAGCGTTATAGCGCTGTTTCGGCGCTGACCGATGGGATGAATTCTTTCGGAGAGATTCTGACTATCCGTCGTTGGATGAACGAGTTAGCGCTTCGGCATACACTCGCTCAAGAGCTATTGATCGTCGAAGACGGGATCACTCAGGCGCATCTCGATCAAGAAGTGATGCTACGCCGTATGTTGACCGTCGTGGTCACAGTGGCAGCTGTCATGGTTTTGCTCTTTTTGATTGTTCTTATTCGGCGACAGGCGCATGAAGCGCATATACGGGAGCGCATTGCAGCCAATCTCCATGACGAACTCGGGGCAAATTTACACGCAATTGGGATGTTAGGCGACGTTGCGATCGAGGCACTGGATTCACCTGATCGGCTTAAAATTGCCGTTCGCAAGATTCGAGAGCTGACTGATCGAACGGGGCAGTCCGTTCGACAGTGCACCAACATGATGCAAGCAAAGGGAGCTGACATGGATTTTGTTCAAGAGGTCAAGAGTGATAGCGCGCGGCTTTTGTCCGGTATTGAAGCCGAGTTGGAAGTCGAGGATGCGGTAACGTTAAATGCCTTGCCTAGGCGTAAGCGCATTGATCTGTCGCTGTTTCATAAGGAGTGTTTGATGAATATCATTAAGCATGCGGATGCCACGAAAGTCACGGAGTCGATTCGTGTCGAAGACGGAACAGTGATTATGACCGTCCTGGATAATGGCATGGGGCTTGGTGAAAAGGTTCCCCTTGCTTTGTCGCGACGTGCACGTTTGGTTGGCGGTAAACTCGAAATTTTAAGTCCTTCAGATGGTGGAACGAAGGTAGTGCTGAAAGTTACAATCCCTAAAATAAAGATACTGAGATGA
- a CDS encoding response regulator transcription factor yields MNEKIKIMLVEDNREYRDVLTFALGNEDDFELISQFGNAEMALSSLRGKGTEELPDVILLDLHLPRMSGSEALPFFRQVSEHSEIIILTQSDREADVFHTLSLGASGYLLKSSTVPQIKHGIRQVVSGHGVLDTAIARYVINTLKTRPASSATNGLLSDRELQTLELLADGLQKKEIAVKLNISYTTVNTHVKHVYEKLDVQNAPAAVRVAYQLGIF; encoded by the coding sequence ATGAATGAAAAAATAAAAATTATGCTGGTTGAAGATAATCGTGAATACCGCGATGTGCTCACTTTCGCATTGGGTAACGAAGACGATTTTGAGCTGATCAGTCAGTTTGGTAATGCAGAAATGGCGTTGTCGAGTCTTCGCGGAAAAGGGACGGAGGAGTTGCCTGATGTCATACTACTGGACCTGCATCTTCCGCGGATGAGTGGCTCTGAGGCATTACCTTTCTTCCGTCAAGTGAGTGAGCATTCTGAAATCATCATTTTGACACAATCGGATCGAGAAGCTGATGTGTTTCACACACTTTCGCTTGGGGCCTCCGGTTATTTGTTAAAGTCTTCGACCGTCCCGCAGATCAAGCATGGGATCCGTCAAGTTGTGAGTGGTCATGGAGTTTTGGATACGGCAATCGCGCGTTATGTGATCAATACCCTGAAGACCCGTCCTGCGAGTTCTGCAACAAATGGATTACTATCTGACCGCGAGCTTCAAACACTAGAATTGTTGGCTGATGGCTTACAGAAGAAGGAAATCGCAGTAAAATTAAATATCAGCTATACCACAGTGAATACACATGTGAAACATGTATATGAGAAGTTGGATGTGCAAAATGCGCCCGCGGCGGTGCGAGTCGCTTATCAGTTGGGTATTTTTTAG
- a CDS encoding alpha-L-fucosidase produces MSKPIIASICMPFLLSLTSVSVAHAKEPSEPPVEFREQWTALNTSEPKQLARERFNENKYGMFIHWGLYSQVGGVWKGEKMEEGGTGPRVAEWVMRRKGISRAEYAALADTFNPVEFDADEWVAIAKAAGMNYIVITSKHHDGFALFDSQANDFNVVKATPFKRDIIRELEQACKRGGLDFGVYYSHAIDWADGGDGGLKDYAVGERPPFRGFANAWDPAPVTFQDYLENKSLPQIRELLANYDLSEIWFDTPCHILPEQSFEFYTTVYEANPEILVTQRIGNGMGDIGTPGDNKIPEQAIESTWEGIATTNHSWGYKSYDDHWKSPMETLFWLLENSSKGGNFLLNVGPMGNGMIPKESVENLLGAGAWLKVNGEAVYGTRNWTTTSEGPGSIKPSKRAGAFEQQVTPQHFWFTCKDDAVYVSALQRPEGNTVVIQALKDLSIKGIEVLGESGSVEWSNTKEGLSVTLPDFVTTTPGYALKVQL; encoded by the coding sequence ATGAGTAAACCTATCATCGCATCGATCTGCATGCCTTTCTTGCTTTCGCTGACTAGCGTGAGTGTCGCGCATGCAAAAGAACCGAGTGAACCGCCAGTGGAGTTTCGTGAGCAATGGACGGCGCTGAATACGTCTGAGCCGAAGCAACTCGCTCGGGAACGTTTTAACGAAAACAAATACGGAATGTTTATTCACTGGGGGCTCTATTCTCAGGTAGGCGGTGTCTGGAAAGGTGAAAAAATGGAAGAGGGCGGGACTGGGCCGCGTGTCGCCGAATGGGTGATGCGCCGCAAAGGGATTTCTCGTGCTGAATACGCCGCGCTGGCCGACACCTTTAATCCAGTTGAGTTCGATGCGGATGAATGGGTAGCTATCGCCAAGGCTGCCGGCATGAACTATATAGTGATCACGTCCAAGCACCACGATGGCTTCGCACTGTTTGATTCTCAGGCCAACGATTTCAACGTGGTGAAAGCAACGCCGTTCAAGCGTGACATCATTCGTGAGTTGGAGCAGGCCTGCAAGCGAGGTGGCTTGGACTTCGGCGTCTATTACTCGCATGCGATCGACTGGGCCGATGGAGGCGACGGAGGTTTAAAGGACTATGCGGTCGGTGAGCGTCCTCCCTTCCGAGGGTTTGCGAATGCTTGGGACCCCGCTCCAGTTACTTTTCAGGACTACCTCGAAAACAAATCACTGCCGCAGATTCGCGAACTACTTGCGAACTACGACTTAAGCGAGATCTGGTTCGATACACCCTGCCATATTCTACCGGAGCAGAGTTTTGAGTTTTACACGACTGTGTATGAAGCGAATCCCGAGATTTTGGTGACCCAACGTATCGGCAATGGAATGGGGGACATCGGCACCCCAGGTGACAATAAGATCCCAGAGCAGGCGATTGAGAGCACTTGGGAAGGCATTGCGACGACCAATCACTCTTGGGGCTACAAGTCTTATGACGACCACTGGAAGTCCCCGATGGAAACGCTGTTCTGGTTGCTTGAAAATTCCAGTAAAGGAGGCAATTTTCTGCTGAATGTCGGCCCGATGGGCAACGGTATGATTCCCAAAGAATCGGTGGAGAATCTCCTGGGAGCCGGTGCGTGGCTCAAAGTCAACGGCGAGGCCGTATATGGAACCCGTAACTGGACCACCACCAGCGAAGGCCCCGGCAGCATTAAGCCGTCGAAACGTGCAGGGGCTTTTGAGCAACAAGTCACCCCGCAGCATTTTTGGTTCACCTGCAAGGACGATGCCGTCTATGTCTCTGCCCTCCAGCGCCCGGAAGGCAATACGGTCGTGATTCAAGCACTGAAAGACCTTTCGATCAAAGGGATTGAAGTGCTCGGAGAGTCTGGATCTGTCGAGTGGTCGAATACGAAGGAAGGGCTATCCGTGACTTTGCCTGATTTTGTAACAACGACACCTGGCTATGCGTTGAAAGTTCAGCTCTAA
- a CDS encoding arylsulfatase, with amino-acid sequence MKHLVRTLFLSLSLVASLQAADQPNIILVMPDDAGYGDYACLGNPYIKTPTIDLFKDQSTLFTQFHVSPKCGPSRAALMSGAHEFRSGVTHTILERERMNLKMVTMADMLKTAGYTTGIFGKWHLGDDEAYRPENRGFDETYIHGAGGIGQTFSGSCGDAPGNTNINPALWHNGKWVKTQGYCTDLFFGQAEKWIQQSVAEDKPFFAFIAPNAPHGPHVLPEEYYQHYLKNPKTKKVAKFYGMIENIDTNFGQLLKMLDEMKIADNTMVIYLGSDNGGTAGVNIFNAGMTGKKMSPYQGGHRVPAFIRWPNGGVQEGVESDRLTAHVDLFKTFMAITGAPETEALQNQLEGRNLMPLLKDRTAEWAGRTWISHVGSWATGMADEFKHRECNIQNERFALVKHNELYDLKADPGQKHNVADQYPEVVAQFRETYDAWWDTVKGDFVNEDVIGPEMNPLKVAYWEQFGGEPDAALLKRMNPMKRSHQSIVDKARAKELGLAVPQKNKK; translated from the coding sequence ATGAAACATTTAGTTAGAACACTCTTTTTAAGCCTTAGCCTAGTGGCAAGTTTACAAGCTGCTGACCAGCCCAATATCATCTTGGTGATGCCGGATGACGCGGGGTATGGCGACTATGCGTGTTTGGGTAATCCTTACATTAAAACTCCGACGATCGATTTGTTTAAAGATCAAAGCACGCTCTTTACCCAGTTTCATGTGAGCCCGAAATGCGGGCCTTCGCGTGCGGCGCTGATGAGTGGTGCGCACGAGTTTCGTAGCGGTGTGACGCATACGATACTTGAACGTGAGCGAATGAATCTAAAGATGGTCACGATGGCGGATATGCTTAAGACCGCTGGATATACGACTGGCATTTTCGGTAAGTGGCATCTCGGTGATGATGAGGCCTATCGCCCCGAAAACCGTGGGTTTGACGAAACCTACATTCACGGTGCGGGGGGCATCGGGCAGACGTTTTCTGGTTCCTGCGGGGATGCACCCGGAAACACAAATATTAACCCAGCGTTGTGGCATAATGGTAAATGGGTGAAGACGCAGGGCTACTGCACAGATCTGTTCTTCGGTCAGGCAGAAAAATGGATCCAACAAAGCGTGGCAGAAGATAAGCCATTCTTTGCTTTTATCGCGCCGAACGCCCCACATGGCCCGCATGTTCTTCCCGAGGAATATTATCAGCACTATCTTAAAAATCCGAAGACAAAGAAAGTCGCTAAATTTTATGGCATGATCGAAAATATCGATACCAACTTCGGTCAGTTGCTGAAGATGCTGGATGAAATGAAGATCGCTGATAATACAATGGTGATCTACCTCGGCAGTGACAACGGTGGCACGGCAGGCGTGAATATTTTTAATGCAGGCATGACGGGTAAAAAGATGTCGCCGTATCAGGGCGGACACCGGGTGCCCGCGTTCATCCGCTGGCCGAATGGCGGGGTGCAGGAGGGCGTGGAGAGTGATCGCTTAACGGCCCATGTGGATTTGTTCAAAACCTTTATGGCGATCACGGGCGCTCCGGAAACCGAAGCACTCCAGAACCAGCTCGAAGGCCGAAACCTGATGCCGCTGCTTAAGGATAGGACGGCCGAGTGGGCTGGTCGCACATGGATTAGCCATGTGGGAAGCTGGGCCACTGGAATGGCGGATGAATTTAAGCACCGTGAGTGCAATATCCAAAATGAGCGCTTCGCGCTCGTGAAGCACAACGAGCTGTATGACCTAAAAGCGGATCCAGGGCAGAAGCATAACGTCGCCGACCAATATCCAGAAGTGGTGGCTCAATTCCGCGAAACCTACGACGCATGGTGGGACACTGTGAAAGGCGATTTTGTAAACGAGGATGTAATCGGGCCTGAAATGAATCCGCTGAAGGTGGCGTATTGGGAGCAATTCGGTGGTGAACCCGATGCGGCGTTGCTGAAGCGAATGAACCCCATGAAACGTAGCCATCAATCCATTGTAGATAAAGCTCGCGCAAAAGAACTGGGCCTCGCAGTTCCCCAAAAAAATAAGAAGTAA